A window from Leptospira meyeri encodes these proteins:
- a CDS encoding tyrosine-type recombinase/integrase, translating to MGYAQILEFPSNRIKKTSLKPHRIDSEAFLGQMVGKGLTDVSMRELAYKFENPKSEREFRNKVIFLLASTTGLRAKELVSLRYSGLIQSPEGDLLIKYVMKGGKTGFSVLSQNILEEVRKYHAFIGEKTDLFILSMPLKNGKARSQLSTRGLQLIINDWGVNTASGKKIHPHALRHTVAQKTFDIFGSIATQKILGHSSANTTSNYYTRPYFNAGSVLSWT from the coding sequence TTGGGATATGCTCAAATTCTTGAATTTCCTTCCAATCGGATTAAAAAAACCTCTTTAAAACCTCACAGAATCGATTCTGAGGCTTTTTTAGGACAAATGGTAGGTAAAGGGTTAACTGATGTTTCAATGCGTGAATTAGCCTATAAGTTTGAAAATCCAAAGTCTGAAAGGGAATTTAGAAATAAGGTTATTTTTCTTTTAGCTTCAACTACGGGTCTACGAGCGAAAGAGCTTGTTTCTCTTCGGTATTCTGGTCTAATTCAATCTCCTGAAGGAGATTTACTAATAAAGTATGTAATGAAGGGAGGTAAAACTGGATTTTCTGTCCTTAGTCAAAATATTCTTGAAGAAGTAAGAAAATATCATGCATTTATCGGTGAAAAAACTGATTTATTTATTCTTTCAATGCCTTTGAAGAATGGAAAAGCTCGATCTCAACTTAGTACTAGGGGCCTCCAATTAATTATTAACGACTGGGGTGTAAATACAGCTTCTGGTAAGAAAATACATCCACATGCATTAAGGCATACTGTTGCTCAGAAGACCTTTGATATATTTGGATCGATAGCTACCCAAAAAATACTTGGGCATAGTTCAGCCAATACGACTTCTAATTATTACACTAGGCCATACTTTAATGCTGGTTCAGTTTTAAGTTGGACTTAG
- a CDS encoding metallophosphoesterase — translation MYEDKRISFQNLKAWIAIGDTHSNLNELSKLLVKIQRIGLGSYKLIFLGDYFHTNPDFGIFLKFLKNIEFNFELVIGNHDLEFFRSYSIIKNDSIKKAIFFRYFSLDIDLFNWFSTKLVSSIDTDSAFFSHSGISDSKNIEDQSLYDLTMSAFREDLNHMTNKLIVQGHIQMTEVTSFGNHWFIDTGWGYGGRLSSLIYPSLEIISSN, via the coding sequence ATGTATGAAGACAAAAGAATTAGTTTTCAAAATCTCAAAGCCTGGATAGCGATTGGCGATACCCATTCTAATCTCAATGAATTAAGCAAGCTCTTAGTTAAAATTCAGAGAATAGGGCTGGGTAGTTATAAATTGATATTTTTAGGAGATTATTTTCATACGAATCCTGATTTTGGAATCTTTCTCAAGTTTCTAAAAAATATAGAATTCAATTTTGAATTGGTAATCGGTAATCATGATTTGGAGTTCTTTCGTTCTTATTCGATAATAAAAAATGATTCGATAAAAAAGGCGATTTTCTTTCGTTACTTCAGTCTTGATATAGATCTTTTTAATTGGTTTTCTACTAAATTAGTAAGTTCAATTGATACTGATTCTGCCTTCTTCAGTCATTCGGGAATTAGTGATTCTAAAAATATAGAAGATCAGAGCTTATATGATTTGACGATGTCTGCCTTTAGAGAAGATCTAAATCATATGACCAACAAATTAATCGTTCAAGGACATATACAGATGACTGAGGTTACTAGCTTTGGAAATCATTGGTTTATTGATACTGGATGGGGGTATGGTGGGAGATTATCTTCACTTATATATCCATCTCTGGAAATAATAAGTTCGAACTAA
- a CDS encoding SprT family zinc-dependent metalloprotease yields the protein MPNNKNTDKFTLQNIEISVTFKDIKNIHLSVYPPNGEVVISAPIRMRKDIIRVYTISKLSWIKKQREKLIKQDREPKREYLDKESHYLFGKRYLLKVVESKAKPFIHVKTSTIVLSIPKNTSKPKIKKLIDEWYKLELQQKTAKLMINAQKKMGLTEIELGIRKMKTRWGSYIPGKKKVWLNTELAKKPIDCIEYIIYHELTHAFEKTHSTKFKSILSHYLPNWKEIRKRLNQLPTAHVDWEY from the coding sequence TTGCCGAACAACAAGAATACAGATAAATTTACCCTTCAAAACATTGAGATATCCGTTACTTTCAAGGATATCAAGAATATACACCTTTCCGTTTACCCACCTAACGGAGAGGTAGTGATTTCTGCCCCAATTCGGATGCGTAAGGATATCATTAGAGTTTATACAATTTCCAAACTAAGTTGGATTAAAAAGCAAAGGGAAAAACTAATTAAGCAAGATAGAGAACCGAAGCGTGAATACCTAGACAAGGAATCACATTACCTATTCGGAAAACGGTATTTACTCAAAGTTGTAGAATCCAAGGCAAAACCTTTTATCCATGTAAAGACTTCCACTATCGTTCTTTCTATACCGAAAAATACTTCTAAACCTAAAATCAAAAAGCTTATTGATGAATGGTATAAATTAGAACTACAACAAAAAACAGCTAAACTAATGATAAATGCCCAAAAGAAGATGGGATTAACAGAAATAGAACTTGGAATTCGTAAAATGAAAACGAGATGGGGTTCATATATACCTGGGAAGAAGAAAGTCTGGTTAAATACAGAACTAGCAAAAAAACCAATAGATTGCATAGAATATATCATCTACCATGAACTAACCCATGCGTTTGAAAAAACACATAGCACTAAATTTAAATCAATTTTATCCCATTATTTACCAAATTGGAAGGAAATTAGAAAAAGGCTGAATCAGTTACCGACTGCTCATGTGGATTGGGAATATTAA
- a CDS encoding type I restriction endonuclease subunit R, whose translation MKIGDIERATQSRVIELFQNDLSYDYLGNWKDQSNKNIVPNLLVNFLSKQGVSESKIARTLDLFQQTNNQFGKSLYERNKEVYSLLRYGISVKESASENSETISLIDWNSPDKNHFGIAEELTVFGKSEKRPDLVLYVNGIALAVVELKKATTSVSEGIRQNIRNQSKEAIEDFFTTIQFVFAGNDTEGLRYGTVGTGEKFFLNWKEDIEDNSRNLLDKYLLKLCNKQRFLEIIYDFVLFDGGIKKLPRYHQFFGIKSAQDFVRRKESGIIWHTQGSGKSLVMVILARWILENNPNARVAVITDRDELDTQIERVFKQSGETIYRTRSGKDLISQLTNSTPRLLCSLIHKFGKNNAEDFDAYLESIISNPPQTQGDIFLFIDEAHRTQSGKLHRLMKAILKGATFIGFTGTPLLRKDKQTSEEVFGRYIHQYRFNEAVRDEVVLDLMYEARDIDQRLSSPEKVDEWFNAKTKGLNDYQKKELKKKWGTMQMVLSSKSRMEKIVSDILLDFSNRPALSSQYGNAMLVAGSIYEACKYYKLFQDTNLRGRCAVITSYAPKKGDIRTEDIGEGTDTEKEFVYNTYQTMLGDKDTDRFEEDVKKAFIETPALMKLIIVVDKLLTGFDAPACSVLYIDKNMQDHGLFQAICRVNRLNGETKPFGYIVDYKDLFKRVENAIEVYTSELSNNETQSSHIDGNITVKDRLKTAREKLEEHLEAIETLCEAVEPPKDSLAYRRYFCGNTEKPEDLEETEFLRINLYKLTATFVRSFANIANEFKEAGFTKKEENYYKSKFEFYVKLRQEIKIASGDVIDLKSYEADMRHLIDHYIQADESKIISLFENLPLLELVENLSNLKDESANSPRNREASAETIENNIRSKIIRDHLLDPAFYNKMSELLQEIIMERKKGATSYENYLKRVMELAKKVTKGNQSDAPSQLKTPGQFALYNNLNQNLELALKLHEAINFNRPDDWHGNPTKENVLKKTIYDLMDKNLEEVERIFKIIAEQQEYR comes from the coding sequence ATGAAAATTGGTGATATCGAGAGAGCAACGCAAAGCCGAGTCATAGAACTCTTCCAAAATGATTTGAGTTATGATTATCTGGGAAACTGGAAAGACCAGTCGAACAAAAATATTGTTCCAAACCTTCTTGTCAATTTTCTCTCCAAACAAGGTGTATCGGAATCAAAAATTGCCCGCACCTTAGATCTTTTCCAACAAACGAATAACCAATTCGGAAAATCTCTCTACGAGCGCAATAAGGAAGTCTATTCCCTACTTCGTTATGGTATTTCTGTGAAAGAGTCTGCGAGCGAGAATTCAGAGACGATTTCACTAATCGATTGGAATTCCCCAGACAAGAATCACTTCGGAATTGCCGAAGAATTAACTGTCTTTGGAAAATCGGAAAAACGTCCTGATTTGGTTTTATACGTGAATGGAATTGCCCTCGCAGTCGTTGAATTGAAAAAAGCAACCACATCGGTTTCGGAAGGCATCCGCCAAAACATTCGGAACCAAAGTAAGGAAGCAATCGAAGACTTCTTTACCACCATTCAATTTGTTTTTGCAGGAAATGATACGGAAGGTCTTCGCTATGGGACAGTTGGGACTGGAGAAAAATTCTTTCTGAACTGGAAAGAAGACATCGAAGACAACTCCCGAAATCTTTTAGACAAATACCTCTTAAAACTTTGCAACAAACAACGATTTCTCGAAATTATATACGACTTTGTTTTGTTTGATGGTGGAATCAAAAAACTACCTAGATACCACCAATTCTTTGGAATCAAATCTGCTCAGGATTTTGTTCGAAGAAAGGAAAGTGGTATCATTTGGCATACCCAAGGCAGTGGGAAATCTCTCGTAATGGTGATCCTAGCTCGTTGGATTTTAGAAAACAATCCGAATGCAAGAGTTGCCGTCATCACCGACCGTGATGAATTAGATACTCAAATCGAAAGGGTTTTCAAACAATCAGGCGAAACCATTTATCGAACTCGAAGTGGAAAAGATTTAATCTCCCAACTCACAAATTCAACTCCTAGGTTACTTTGCTCTCTCATTCATAAGTTTGGGAAAAATAATGCCGAAGACTTTGATGCTTACTTAGAAAGCATTATATCTAATCCTCCACAAACCCAAGGAGATATCTTTCTCTTCATCGATGAAGCTCACAGAACCCAATCAGGGAAACTCCATAGATTGATGAAAGCAATCCTAAAAGGAGCAACATTCATAGGATTTACAGGAACACCTCTTCTCAGAAAAGACAAACAAACATCCGAAGAAGTATTCGGAAGATATATCCACCAATACCGTTTCAATGAAGCAGTTAGAGATGAAGTAGTTTTGGATTTGATGTATGAAGCACGAGACATCGACCAACGACTTAGCAGTCCCGAAAAAGTGGATGAGTGGTTTAATGCCAAAACTAAAGGTCTGAATGATTACCAAAAGAAAGAGCTGAAGAAAAAATGGGGAACCATGCAAATGGTTCTCAGTTCCAAATCTAGAATGGAAAAAATCGTCTCGGACATATTACTCGATTTTTCTAATCGACCTGCCCTGAGCAGTCAATACGGCAATGCCATGTTAGTGGCAGGAAGTATCTATGAAGCTTGCAAATACTATAAACTTTTTCAAGATACGAATCTTCGAGGTAGATGTGCGGTCATCACATCTTATGCACCAAAGAAAGGAGACATTCGAACTGAGGATATTGGAGAAGGAACCGATACTGAAAAGGAATTCGTTTACAATACTTATCAAACAATGCTTGGAGACAAAGATACTGATCGATTCGAAGAGGATGTAAAGAAAGCATTTATTGAAACACCTGCGTTGATGAAGCTCATCATCGTTGTAGATAAACTTTTAACTGGCTTCGATGCACCAGCTTGCTCAGTTCTCTATATTGATAAAAATATGCAAGATCATGGTTTGTTCCAAGCCATCTGCCGAGTCAACCGTTTGAATGGGGAAACGAAACCCTTCGGATATATAGTCGATTATAAAGATTTGTTTAAAAGAGTAGAAAATGCAATTGAAGTCTATACATCGGAACTTTCAAACAATGAAACACAATCCAGTCATATAGATGGAAACATAACAGTTAAAGATCGACTTAAAACTGCCAGAGAAAAGCTAGAAGAGCACCTAGAAGCGATAGAAACTCTTTGTGAGGCAGTGGAACCTCCGAAGGATAGTTTAGCCTATAGACGTTACTTTTGTGGGAATACAGAAAAACCTGAGGATTTAGAGGAAACTGAATTTTTACGGATTAATCTTTATAAGCTCACGGCAACCTTCGTTCGTTCTTTTGCCAATATTGCAAATGAATTTAAAGAAGCTGGTTTCACCAAAAAAGAAGAAAACTATTACAAGTCTAAATTTGAGTTTTATGTGAAACTTCGCCAAGAAATCAAAATCGCCTCTGGTGATGTAATCGATTTAAAATCTTATGAAGCGGACATGAGACATTTGATAGACCATTACATACAAGCTGATGAATCTAAAATCATTTCATTATTTGAAAACCTTCCACTTTTAGAACTCGTTGAGAACCTGAGTAATTTAAAAGACGAAAGTGCCAACTCTCCGAGAAATCGGGAAGCTTCAGCCGAAACAATCGAAAACAACATCCGATCAAAAATCATCCGTGACCACCTACTCGACCCAGCCTTCTATAATAAAATGAGTGAACTTCTCCAAGAAATCATTATGGAACGAAAAAAAGGAGCCACTTCATATGAAAATTACCTTAAGAGAGTAATGGAACTTGCAAAAAAAGTAACCAAAGGCAATCAATCGGATGCCCCTTCCCAACTCAAAACACCTGGTCAATTTGCTCTCTATAACAATCTCAATCAAAACTTAGAACTTGCCCTAAAACTTCATGAAGCAATCAATTTTAATCGACCTGATGATTGGCATGGTAACCCAACCAAAGAAAATGTTTTAAAAAAGACGATTTATGATTTAATGGACAAGAACCTTGAAGAAGTAGAGAGAATCTTTAAAATCATTGCCGAACAACAAGAATACAGATAA
- a CDS encoding STAS-like domain-containing protein, giving the protein MNKVINVKDFSEFPGLRHCKISANSGEEFYHKVLNSEFKKAIDNNFKLIINIDNTAGYAPSFLDEAFGNLIFDFSLEEVKKRLEIISHQEPDLKIMIEKETFEQWEKRRINNQKPKKTIKHKKWFRKNYDSIIEVEN; this is encoded by the coding sequence ATGAATAAAGTCATTAATGTTAAAGATTTTTCAGAATTTCCTGGCTTAAGACATTGCAAAATTAGTGCAAATTCTGGAGAGGAATTTTACCACAAAGTATTAAATTCTGAATTCAAAAAAGCTATAGATAATAATTTTAAATTAATAATCAACATTGACAATACAGCTGGATATGCACCATCATTTTTAGATGAAGCATTTGGTAATTTAATATTCGATTTTTCACTTGAAGAAGTAAAGAAACGTTTAGAAATCATATCACATCAAGAACCAGATCTAAAAATAATGATAGAAAAAGAAACCTTTGAACAGTGGGAAAAGAGGCGGATTAATAACCAAAAACCAAAGAAAACAATCAAGCACAAAAAATGGTTCAGAAAAAATTACGACTCGATAATAGAAGTTGAAAACTAA
- a CDS encoding restriction endonuclease subunit S, with protein MKGKFKETEVGLIPEDWEVKKLGDVFNISAGGDLDKKCFSNTQDDKFNYAIFSNALSNKGLYGYTSEPKHKPKSITITARGEIGNANFRDQPFTAIGRVLVLEENTSISGIFVSEYVNKFVNFANESTGVPQLTAPQVSKYNIPLPPTLAEQEAIAEVLSDTDALITSLETTIQKKKLLKQGAMQELLTGKRRLPGFGWKGGMKDTEVGSIPEDWEVKKLGDVGNTFIGLTYKPSDVKEHGILVLRSSNIQENKLAFHDNVFVEMELPTRVIVKKNDILICVRNGSKNLIGKCALIDKKTEGSAFGAFMSIFRSKISKFIFHQFQSEIIQRQIDELMGATINQITNRNFSEFKVPLPPTLAEQEAIAIMLSEMDEEIEGLDKKLEKTKGIKQGLMQVLLKGKIRLV; from the coding sequence ATGAAAGGGAAATTTAAAGAAACGGAAGTTGGATTGATCCCTGAAGATTGGGAAGTGAAGAAGTTGGGGGATGTTTTTAATATCTCCGCAGGTGGTGATTTAGATAAAAAATGCTTTTCGAACACTCAAGACGATAAATTCAATTATGCGATCTTTTCTAATGCTCTTTCTAACAAAGGACTATATGGATATACCTCAGAACCAAAGCATAAACCTAAATCAATAACTATTACAGCGAGAGGAGAAATTGGCAATGCAAACTTTAGAGATCAACCTTTTACTGCAATAGGTCGAGTTCTCGTATTGGAAGAAAATACTTCTATTTCAGGAATTTTTGTTTCAGAATACGTAAATAAGTTTGTCAATTTTGCAAACGAAAGCACTGGTGTTCCGCAACTGACAGCTCCTCAAGTTTCTAAATACAACATCCCCCTTCCCCCCACTCTCGCCGAACAGGAAGCCATTGCCGAAGTTCTTTCCGATACCGATGCTCTTATCACTTCCCTGGAAACCACCATCCAAAAGAAAAAACTCCTGAAACAAGGAGCCATGCAAGAGTTACTTACGGGGAAACGTCGTTTGCCTGGGTTTGGTTGGAAAGGTGGAATGAAGGATACAGAGGTTGGATCGATACCTGAGGATTGGGAGGTGAAGAAGTTGGGGGATGTGGGTAACACATTTATAGGTCTCACCTATAAACCTTCTGATGTTAAAGAGCATGGTATTCTCGTATTAAGGTCATCGAATATTCAAGAAAACAAATTAGCTTTTCATGACAATGTATTTGTAGAAATGGAATTACCAACAAGGGTAATTGTCAAAAAAAATGACATTTTAATATGCGTTAGAAATGGTAGCAAAAACTTAATCGGGAAATGTGCTCTCATTGATAAGAAAACGGAAGGAAGTGCTTTTGGTGCCTTCATGTCAATCTTCCGAAGTAAAATATCAAAATTTATCTTTCATCAATTTCAGTCAGAGATCATTCAACGGCAAATAGATGAATTAATGGGTGCAACAATCAACCAAATTACAAATCGTAATTTTTCTGAATTTAAAGTCCCCCTTCCCCCCACTCTCGCCGAACAAGAAGCCATTGCGATTATGCTTTCGGAAATGGATGAGGAGATTGAGGGTTTAGATAAGAAATTGGAGAAGACTAAGGGGATCAAACAGGGGTTAATGCAGGTGTTGCTGAAGGGGAAGATTAGGTTAGTGTGA
- a CDS encoding type I restriction-modification system subunit M: MAIKKSELYSSLWKSCDELRGGMDASQYKDYVLVMLFIKYISDKYAGEAFSPITVPEGSSFKDMVTLKGKTSIGDDINKKILAPLGEANKISDFPDFNDVNKLGSGKEMVQRLTNLIAIFENPALDFSGNKAEGDDILGDAYEYLMRHFATESGKSKGQFYTPAEVSRIMAKIIHVSSADKSSKTAYDPTCGSGSLLLKVSAEAGKITLYGQEMDVATSSLARMNMILHDNPTAEIKQGNTLANPLYLTDKGDLKQFDFFVANPPFSFKAWSNGIDPMNDPYTRFQDFGIPPQKNGDFAFLLHAIRSLKSNGKGAIILPHGVLFRGNAEAEIRKKLIQKGYIEGIIGLPTNLFYGTGIPACIIVINKEEAETRKELFIVDASKGFEKDGNKNRLREQDIHKIVDVFTNKIQIPKYSRKVTFKEIEEKEFNLNIPRYIDSSEPEDIQNIEAHLHGGIPELDVDALSPFWEVYKGLKETLFTANKRKGFYDLKCSKEEIKTTIYSHPEFFKFGKQIENTFAKWKESGLEECKSIGSKTKPKEFIHNFSESLLTAFSKTPLVDAYDIYQHLMTYWLEVMQDDVYLVVDEGWKVGKEIEPIGKSKEFEGRLIPKAFLIQAYFAKEKETIETLESERDSLDLKLEEMVEEQGGDEGLLSDAKTDKETVTPKSVQARLKQIQSDKDAKEEITFLQEYLNVANQVTDLNSKIKQAQTDLQTKVSERYKTLKDEEIKTLVVESKWFAKLAEDVQSELNRISQTLTKRIKELAERYESPLATLEKETEALDKKVKGHFAKMGFTV; the protein is encoded by the coding sequence ATGGCAATTAAAAAATCAGAATTATACTCATCTCTTTGGAAATCCTGCGACGAACTACGGGGAGGGATGGATGCATCACAATACAAGGATTATGTTCTTGTGATGCTCTTTATTAAATACATTTCGGATAAATATGCAGGAGAAGCCTTTTCTCCCATTACGGTTCCAGAGGGTAGCTCTTTTAAGGATATGGTAACCTTAAAAGGTAAAACAAGTATTGGGGATGATATCAATAAGAAGATCCTTGCACCTCTTGGAGAAGCCAATAAAATCTCGGACTTTCCTGATTTTAATGATGTCAATAAACTCGGCAGTGGAAAGGAGATGGTGCAACGCCTAACCAATCTCATTGCGATCTTTGAGAATCCTGCTCTCGACTTTTCGGGTAACAAGGCGGAAGGTGATGATATTTTAGGAGATGCGTATGAGTATCTCATGAGGCATTTTGCTACGGAAAGTGGCAAAAGTAAGGGGCAATTTTATACGCCTGCGGAAGTGAGTCGTATCATGGCAAAGATCATCCATGTTTCTTCAGCTGATAAATCTAGTAAAACGGCTTATGACCCCACATGTGGTTCAGGTTCCTTGCTTCTTAAGGTATCGGCTGAGGCAGGGAAGATCACTCTGTATGGACAAGAGATGGATGTGGCAACGTCTTCATTGGCACGGATGAATATGATCCTCCATGACAATCCAACAGCAGAAATCAAACAAGGGAACACACTTGCCAATCCTTTGTATCTGACGGATAAAGGTGACCTCAAACAGTTTGATTTTTTTGTCGCCAATCCTCCGTTTTCTTTTAAAGCCTGGAGTAATGGAATTGATCCTATGAATGATCCTTATACGAGATTTCAGGATTTTGGTATTCCTCCCCAAAAGAATGGGGATTTTGCTTTTTTACTACATGCTATTCGTAGTTTGAAAAGCAATGGAAAGGGAGCGATCATTCTCCCGCATGGTGTTCTCTTCCGTGGGAATGCGGAAGCAGAGATTCGAAAGAAACTGATCCAAAAGGGTTATATTGAAGGGATCATTGGACTTCCTACCAATTTGTTTTACGGAACGGGAATTCCTGCTTGTATCATTGTGATCAATAAGGAAGAAGCTGAAACACGAAAGGAACTTTTCATCGTCGATGCATCGAAAGGGTTTGAGAAGGACGGAAATAAAAACCGACTTCGGGAACAGGACATTCACAAAATTGTGGATGTGTTTACCAATAAAATTCAAATTCCAAAATACAGCCGTAAGGTGACATTCAAAGAGATTGAAGAGAAGGAATTCAATCTCAATATCCCTCGTTATATTGATAGCAGTGAACCAGAAGACATCCAAAACATCGAAGCTCATTTGCATGGCGGGATTCCTGAACTGGATGTGGATGCCCTATCTCCTTTTTGGGAGGTGTATAAGGGACTTAAAGAAACTCTTTTTACTGCCAACAAACGCAAGGGATTTTATGATTTAAAATGCTCCAAGGAAGAGATCAAAACTACAATCTACTCGCATCCTGAATTTTTCAAATTTGGAAAACAGATCGAAAACACGTTCGCCAAATGGAAAGAAAGCGGACTCGAAGAGTGCAAGTCGATTGGGAGTAAAACCAAACCTAAGGAGTTTATCCATAATTTTAGTGAAAGCCTTCTTACTGCCTTTTCTAAAACTCCTCTTGTTGATGCTTATGATATCTACCAACATCTGATGACCTATTGGTTAGAAGTGATGCAAGATGATGTGTATTTGGTGGTGGATGAAGGTTGGAAAGTAGGAAAGGAAATCGAACCCATTGGCAAATCCAAGGAATTTGAAGGAAGGCTCATTCCCAAAGCCTTTCTCATCCAAGCCTACTTTGCCAAAGAAAAAGAAACCATCGAAACCTTGGAATCCGAACGAGATAGTCTGGATCTAAAACTGGAAGAAATGGTCGAAGAACAAGGTGGAGACGAAGGACTTCTCTCGGATGCCAAAACAGATAAAGAAACCGTCACACCTAAGTCCGTACAAGCTCGCTTGAAACAAATCCAATCGGACAAGGATGCCAAGGAAGAAATCACCTTCCTCCAAGAATACCTAAATGTCGCAAACCAAGTCACGGATCTCAATTCCAAAATCAAACAGGCACAGACGGACTTACAAACCAAAGTGAGCGAACGATACAAAACCCTAAAGGATGAGGAAATCAAAACGCTAGTGGTAGAATCCAAATGGTTCGCCAAACTGGCAGAAGATGTGCAATCGGAACTGAATCGCATTAGCCAAACCCTGACCAAACGGATCAAGGAACTAGCCGAACGGTATGAAAGTCCGCTTGCGACATTGGAGAAAGAAACCGAAGCACTTGACAAAAAGGTCAAAGGACATTTTGCGAAGATGGGGTTTACTGTATGA
- a CDS encoding SOS response-associated peptidase family protein, producing MWENLEIDFKTVVKKPTDIIQSFSMLDGQIIATEDAWGFKPSWSKRPIMNTQSEKLFDSTVWKHYIHNRILIPVKSFFEWQEQPNGKKHKYEITFKNTDSLFAGIWGVEDGKRWITILTQSANEKMKTIHNSGDNKHRQPVLMRNEFARSWIDPKISNRKDVTDMITQFMPDDTTEQDLDQEPTLFR from the coding sequence ATGTGGGAGAACCTGGAGATTGATTTTAAGACCGTAGTTAAGAAGCCGACCGACATAATACAATCTTTCTCAATGCTGGACGGTCAAATTATCGCTACAGAAGACGCATGGGGATTCAAACCATCATGGTCAAAAAGACCTATAATGAATACGCAATCAGAGAAACTATTTGATTCTACCGTTTGGAAACATTATATTCACAATAGAATACTAATACCCGTTAAGTCTTTTTTTGAATGGCAAGAGCAACCAAACGGAAAAAAACATAAGTATGAGATTACTTTCAAAAATACAGATTCTTTATTCGCTGGGATATGGGGAGTAGAGGACGGGAAACGTTGGATCACTATTTTGACTCAATCCGCAAATGAAAAGATGAAAACTATTCATAATTCAGGAGATAACAAACATAGACAACCCGTGTTAATGCGGAATGAATTTGCACGAAGTTGGATAGATCCTAAAATCTCAAATAGGAAAGATGTTACCGATATGATAACTCAATTCATGCCCGATGACACTACAGAACAGGATTTAGATCAAGAGCCGACCCTTTTCAGGTA